The following proteins come from a genomic window of Alicyclobacillus dauci:
- a CDS encoding tyrosine-type recombinase/integrase has protein sequence MDKRKGRKIVKAISSSLDPSPNLSLAGSLTLSELFDVFIAAKQSEGRAERTIADHRKHFKYFNEWLQQVHSPIAPNDIDHGVIREWISYMLDEKVAYDGHPTSGRGSIGLKPGTVNIRLRSIKCMFKFFYDEGYLSHNPTQRIKLLRVEDDGVQTFTVAQIHGLLDQCDLSTFTGFRDNTLMITLLDTGLRISEALTLTHEDVDLSRLVLTVTAKKAKTRKGRQVPISKKTGKMLSRLISEVKRNFPEQAMVFVSNYGEPLLPSSFRQRLLNYAKAAGIKGVRVSPHTFRHTMAKMYILNGGDPFTLQRILGHTDIQMSKRYVNMFLADITQVHRRVSPLNWIKR, from the coding sequence ATGGATAAGCGGAAGGGACGCAAAATTGTAAAAGCCATATCGAGTAGCCTTGATCCCTCACCTAATTTATCTCTTGCAGGCAGTTTGACGCTGAGTGAATTGTTTGACGTTTTCATTGCTGCAAAGCAGTCTGAGGGACGTGCCGAACGAACGATTGCTGATCACCGTAAACACTTCAAGTATTTCAACGAATGGCTTCAACAAGTTCATTCACCCATAGCACCTAACGATATAGACCACGGTGTTATTCGGGAGTGGATTTCGTATATGTTAGACGAAAAGGTCGCCTACGATGGGCATCCTACAAGTGGTCGAGGATCGATAGGTCTGAAACCTGGTACTGTAAACATACGTCTGAGGTCAATCAAGTGCATGTTTAAGTTCTTTTACGATGAGGGCTACCTTTCTCATAACCCGACACAACGTATAAAGCTGCTCCGAGTCGAAGATGATGGTGTTCAGACCTTTACCGTGGCGCAGATACATGGGTTGCTAGACCAATGTGACCTCTCTACATTCACGGGTTTTCGTGACAATACGCTCATGATAACGTTACTAGATACTGGGCTTCGTATAAGCGAGGCGTTAACGCTGACTCACGAAGACGTTGATCTTTCGAGGCTTGTGCTTACTGTCACAGCTAAAAAGGCAAAGACACGTAAAGGCAGACAAGTGCCTATTTCCAAAAAGACGGGTAAGATGCTCTCTAGGTTAATATCAGAGGTAAAGCGGAACTTCCCTGAACAGGCGATGGTGTTTGTATCAAACTATGGAGAACCGCTTTTGCCAAGCAGTTTTCGGCAGAGGTTGTTAAACTACGCCAAGGCCGCAGGAATTAAAGGCGTTAGAGTATCACCACATACGTTCCGTCATACGATGGCGAAGATGTACATTCTTAATGGTGGCGATCCTTTTACCCTACAACGAATTTTGGGACATACTGACATTCAAATGAGTAAGCGATATGTAAATATGTTCCTCGCTGATATAACGCAAGTTCATAGACGAGTTTCGCCGTTGAATTGGATCAAAAGATAG
- a CDS encoding helix-turn-helix domain-containing protein produces the protein MQTVAYSTNQCYIEIKLGYPTNQRKVKRMGQLGLAFITKEFGVQIKTVAEELGISPEAVHSWLSGKRKIPSKRLEQLSEIFKLDPRYFQKELEPHEELEIQRLHLMQLSAKESYEEEYEEVDENGNIFTKTHVVNPHVGEIDQVVHQKQVELVLNQIRHLIDGSIDPIEAPQNNLMIQELVELLSDGKQRDRNLKALQLMVYLLKYKDSDLGIRPEYLWCVAKEGQLKELEHLVNEK, from the coding sequence TTGCAGACTGTTGCTTATTCGACTAACCAATGTTACATTGAAATCAAGTTAGGTTATCCAACTAACCAACGGAAGGTGAAACGAATGGGGCAACTTGGACTGGCGTTTATTACAAAGGAGTTTGGTGTTCAAATCAAGACAGTTGCTGAGGAATTAGGTATAAGTCCAGAAGCAGTTCACAGTTGGCTTAGTGGGAAACGAAAAATTCCTTCCAAACGACTTGAGCAATTGTCCGAGATTTTCAAACTCGACCCACGCTACTTTCAGAAAGAGCTTGAGCCGCACGAAGAGTTGGAGATTCAGAGATTACACCTAATGCAGTTATCTGCAAAAGAAAGTTATGAAGAAGAATACGAGGAGGTCGATGAAAATGGCAACATATTTACCAAAACACATGTAGTAAATCCGCACGTAGGGGAAATAGATCAAGTAGTTCATCAGAAACAGGTCGAGTTGGTATTAAACCAAATCCGTCATCTCATTGATGGGTCAATCGATCCTATAGAAGCACCGCAGAACAATCTTATGATTCAAGAATTGGTTGAGCTTCTTTCTGACGGAAAACAAAGGGACAGAAATCTGAAGGCTCTACAACTCATGGTTTATCTTCTCAAGTATAAGGACAGCGACTTGGGGATTCGACCAGAATACCTGTGGTGTGTAGCAAAGGAGGGGCAGTTAAAGGAACTAGAGCATTTGGTTAATGAGAAGTAA
- the pdxS gene encoding pyridoxal 5'-phosphate synthase lyase subunit PdxS, producing the protein MAKTGTDLVKRGMAEMQKGGVIMDVINAEQAKIAEAAGAVAVMALERVPSDIRAAGGVARMADPTIIEQVMQAVSIPVMAKCRIGHIVEARVLEAMGVDYIDESEVLTPADDKFHVDKSKFTVPFVCGAKDLGEAIRRIGEGASMIRTKGEPGTGNIIEAVKHQRMMQMQIRHVQGLSEDELYAEAKNLGAPLHLLKEIHETGKLPVVNFAAGGVATPADAALMMELGSDGVFVGSGIFKSENPEKFARAIVQATTHYQDYALIGELSKNLGTAMAGIDINTLRAEERMASRGW; encoded by the coding sequence ATGGCGAAGACAGGTACCGATCTCGTTAAGCGCGGCATGGCAGAAATGCAAAAGGGCGGCGTCATCATGGACGTCATCAACGCAGAACAAGCGAAAATCGCTGAGGCTGCCGGTGCAGTTGCAGTCATGGCGTTGGAACGTGTTCCGTCGGACATTCGCGCAGCAGGCGGCGTCGCTCGCATGGCGGACCCGACCATCATTGAGCAGGTCATGCAGGCCGTCTCCATCCCTGTGATGGCAAAGTGCCGCATTGGCCACATCGTTGAAGCTCGCGTGCTCGAAGCGATGGGCGTCGACTACATCGACGAGAGCGAAGTGCTCACCCCTGCAGATGATAAGTTCCACGTTGACAAGTCGAAGTTCACCGTGCCGTTCGTTTGCGGTGCAAAAGACCTCGGCGAAGCGATCCGCCGCATCGGCGAAGGCGCATCGATGATCCGCACCAAGGGCGAACCTGGCACGGGTAACATCATCGAAGCCGTCAAGCACCAACGCATGATGCAAATGCAAATCCGCCACGTCCAGGGCTTGTCCGAAGATGAGCTGTACGCAGAGGCAAAGAACCTCGGTGCGCCGCTTCACTTGCTCAAGGAAATTCACGAAACGGGCAAACTACCTGTCGTGAACTTCGCAGCAGGCGGCGTGGCAACCCCGGCGGATGCGGCTCTAATGATGGAATTGGGATCGGACGGTGTCTTCGTCGGATCAGGTATCTTCAAATCCGAGAACCCAGAGAAGTTCGCTCGCGCAATCGTCCAAGCAACGACGCACTACCAGGATTACGCGCTCATCGGCGAACTATCGAAGAACCTCGGTACGGCCATGGCTGGCATCGACATCAACACCCTGCGTGCCGAAGAGAGAATGGCATCGCGCGGTTGGTAA
- the serS gene encoding serine--tRNA ligase — MLDIRAIRQNPDEFKTKLARKKVNPATIDELLSADEAWRQNLAETEQLKNLRNTTSEAIARKKKRGEDATADIAQMKEVGNRIKELDDIVREGEATIRDILLSLPNVPHDSVPEGESEDDNPVIRTWGDIPKFDFEPKPHWEVAEALGILDTERAVKITGSRFVLYKGLGARLERALAAFMLDIHTDRHGYTEMFPAFIANEDSLVGTGNLPKFGDEMFKLEGLPYYLIPTAEVPLTNYYRDEILAAEQLPVKFAGYSSCFRSEAGSAGKDTRGLIRLHQFQKVELVNLVKPEDSYKVLEELVAECAAVLEALELPYRQIEICTGDLGSKDAKKYDLEVWIPASNTYREISSCTNFEDFQARRANLRYRRDDTSKPEFMHTLNGSGLAVGRTVAAILENNQQADGSVRVPKALVPYMGGVEYITAK, encoded by the coding sequence ATGCTAGATATTCGCGCCATCCGGCAAAATCCGGACGAGTTCAAGACGAAACTCGCCCGCAAAAAAGTGAATCCCGCCACCATCGACGAGCTGCTCTCGGCAGACGAAGCGTGGCGTCAAAACCTGGCGGAAACGGAACAACTCAAAAACCTGCGCAACACCACATCTGAGGCCATCGCCCGCAAGAAGAAGCGTGGCGAAGACGCGACGGCCGACATCGCACAGATGAAGGAAGTCGGCAACCGCATCAAAGAGTTGGATGACATCGTCCGCGAAGGGGAAGCCACCATCCGGGACATCCTCCTCAGCCTGCCAAATGTCCCGCACGACTCCGTGCCAGAAGGCGAATCGGAAGACGACAACCCGGTCATTCGCACGTGGGGCGACATTCCGAAGTTCGACTTCGAACCGAAACCGCACTGGGAAGTGGCGGAAGCACTCGGCATCCTAGACACTGAGCGCGCTGTGAAAATCACCGGATCGCGCTTCGTGCTCTACAAGGGCCTCGGTGCACGTCTGGAACGCGCTCTCGCGGCGTTCATGTTGGACATCCACACGGACCGCCACGGTTACACGGAGATGTTCCCGGCTTTCATCGCCAACGAAGACAGCCTCGTCGGCACAGGCAACCTGCCCAAGTTCGGCGATGAGATGTTCAAGCTCGAAGGCCTGCCGTACTATCTCATCCCAACGGCCGAAGTCCCGCTGACGAACTACTATCGCGACGAAATTCTCGCAGCAGAGCAGCTCCCGGTCAAATTTGCCGGCTACAGCTCATGTTTCCGATCCGAAGCCGGATCAGCCGGCAAAGATACACGCGGTCTCATCCGCCTGCACCAGTTCCAAAAAGTCGAGCTCGTAAACCTCGTCAAGCCAGAGGACTCCTATAAGGTGCTCGAAGAGCTCGTCGCGGAATGCGCAGCCGTCCTCGAGGCACTCGAGCTGCCGTACCGCCAAATCGAAATCTGCACCGGCGATCTCGGCTCCAAAGACGCCAAAAAGTACGACTTGGAAGTCTGGATCCCAGCCTCCAACACGTACCGCGAAATCAGCTCCTGCACAAACTTCGAAGACTTCCAGGCCCGCCGCGCGAACCTGCGCTACCGCCGGGACGATACATCAAAGCCGGAGTTTATGCATACGCTGAATGGGTCAGGTTTGGCTGTGGGACGAACTGTTGCAGCCATTCTCGAAAACAACCAACAGGCCGACGGCTCCGTCCGCGTGCCAAAGGCGTTGGTTCCATATATGGGCGGAGTAGAATATATTACTGCGAAGTAA
- the guaB gene encoding IMP dehydrogenase, with protein sequence MANAWETKFAQEGLTFDDVLLLPAHSTVLPRDVDVSTQLTTDIRLNIPVLSAAMDTVTNADMAIAMAREGGIGIVHKNMTIEEQAEEIDRVKRSESGVITNPIFLTPEHPIRDAEDLMAKYRISGVPIVETGTLRLVGIITNRDLRFERDYNRPIREVMSCGNLVTAPVGTTLQDAKELLRKHKIEKLPLVDRDGNLRGLITIKDIEKARRFPNSAKDTHGRLLVGGAVTVSQGFLDRVEALVNAQADVIVIDTAHGHSEGVLQGIRDARQKFPDIQIIAGNVATGDGAQALIDAGVNAVKVGIGPGSICTTRVVAGVGVPQVTAIYNCATVARKAGIPVIADGGIKYSGDIVKAIAAGASTVMIGSLLAGTEESPGEIEIYQGRQFKVYRGMGSIGAMKAGSSDRYFQGGEAKKLVPEGIEGRVAYRGPVSEILYQMVGGLRSGMGYAGANNIQKLQDESQLIRITAAGLRESHPHDVQITKEAPNYSI encoded by the coding sequence ATGGCAAACGCCTGGGAAACAAAGTTTGCTCAAGAGGGTTTGACGTTTGATGATGTATTACTCCTGCCTGCGCACTCCACCGTACTACCGCGGGATGTAGACGTAAGCACGCAACTGACGACCGACATTCGCTTGAATATCCCGGTGCTCAGTGCGGCAATGGACACCGTGACGAATGCGGACATGGCCATCGCCATGGCGCGAGAAGGCGGTATCGGCATTGTTCACAAAAACATGACGATAGAGGAACAGGCAGAAGAAATTGATAGAGTGAAACGGTCTGAGAGTGGGGTCATTACGAATCCCATTTTTTTAACGCCTGAACACCCCATACGCGACGCGGAAGACCTCATGGCAAAGTACCGGATTTCCGGTGTGCCTATCGTCGAGACAGGGACGCTGCGTCTCGTCGGGATCATCACCAACCGCGATCTCCGCTTTGAACGCGACTACAACCGCCCCATTCGCGAAGTTATGTCCTGCGGCAACCTCGTGACGGCTCCCGTTGGGACAACCCTTCAAGATGCAAAGGAACTACTTCGCAAGCATAAGATTGAGAAACTTCCACTTGTCGATCGCGACGGTAACCTCCGCGGCCTCATCACCATCAAGGACATCGAGAAAGCCCGCCGCTTCCCGAACTCCGCAAAAGACACCCACGGACGCTTGCTAGTAGGCGGCGCGGTGACGGTCTCCCAGGGCTTCCTCGACAGAGTCGAAGCGCTTGTCAACGCGCAGGCGGACGTCATCGTCATCGATACGGCGCACGGTCATTCGGAAGGCGTGCTGCAGGGCATTCGCGATGCGCGACAGAAGTTCCCCGACATCCAGATCATCGCAGGCAACGTGGCGACGGGCGACGGTGCGCAGGCGCTCATCGACGCGGGCGTGAATGCTGTAAAGGTCGGGATTGGGCCGGGATCGATATGTACGACGCGCGTTGTGGCGGGCGTTGGCGTCCCGCAGGTCACGGCCATCTACAACTGTGCGACCGTGGCACGCAAGGCGGGCATTCCGGTGATTGCGGACGGCGGCATCAAGTACTCCGGTGACATCGTCAAGGCGATCGCGGCTGGGGCGAGCACGGTGATGATCGGGTCGCTGTTGGCGGGGACGGAGGAGAGCCCGGGCGAGATCGAAATTTATCAAGGCCGGCAGTTTAAAGTGTACCGCGGCATGGGTTCCATCGGCGCCATGAAGGCGGGCAGCTCAGACCGGTATTTCCAAGGCGGCGAAGCGAAGAAGCTCGTGCCGGAAGGCATCGAAGGGCGCGTCGCATATCGCGGACCTGTGAGCGAGATTCTATACCAGATGGTGGGCGGATTGCGATCCGGCATGGGCTACGCCGGCGCAAACAACATTCAAAAGCTGCAGGATGAGAGCCAACTCATTCGCATCACGGCCGCTGGACTTCGCGAGAGCCACCCGCACGATGTGCAGATCACGAAAGAAGCGCCGAACTATAGCATTTGA
- a CDS encoding HD domain-containing protein, whose product MLEKTSFSIYLNSKEAFRLFSACYLHDIGMLTSPKRRRLHDQNKDDIKHLQETVSGILEVAASNSSDTGLIPQLALNHIYDIHSSVERLREEIVRTEHPFVSEKELVSDYPKLPLSVAERRDIGVISSAHGKLKQEVAEIPEELHDGVHPINLRLLSLLLRIADLSDVSKDRVRQEVLERHYDNMSKYSIFHWVKHLSVDDFTIERQKTDMSSRTVVTMYIEHNYLPVGNLPKDILHHRCGNNCKLKYKEKYVTKFMLDGKK is encoded by the coding sequence ATTCTCGAAAAGACTAGTTTCTCTATCTACCTTAACAGCAAGGAAGCATTTAGGTTGTTTTCTGCATGCTACCTGCATGACATTGGAATGCTTACGTCACCAAAAAGAAGACGACTTCACGACCAGAATAAAGATGACATTAAACATCTTCAAGAGACTGTTTCAGGAATTCTAGAAGTGGCTGCCAGCAACTCTTCTGACACAGGATTAATACCACAACTTGCCTTAAATCATATTTACGACATTCATTCTTCTGTCGAACGTCTTAGAGAGGAAATCGTGCGAACAGAACATCCGTTTGTTTCCGAAAAAGAGCTAGTAAGCGACTACCCCAAACTTCCCCTTTCGGTGGCAGAAAGGCGTGATATAGGTGTCATAAGTTCTGCACATGGTAAGTTAAAACAAGAAGTAGCAGAAATACCTGAGGAACTGCATGATGGTGTTCATCCGATTAACTTAAGATTATTGTCACTTTTGCTTCGAATTGCTGACCTATCTGACGTTTCAAAAGACCGAGTTCGTCAGGAAGTTCTTGAACGTCATTACGACAACATGAGTAAGTATTCGATATTCCATTGGGTAAAACACCTGAGTGTAGATGACTTTACAATTGAAAGACAAAAAACGGATATGTCGTCCAGAACAGTAGTCACCATGTATATCGAACACAATTATCTTCCGGTTGGTAACTTACCAAAGGATATCTTGCATCATCGCTGCGGCAATAACTGCAAATTAAAATACAAGGAGAAGTACGTTACGAAGTTCATGTTGGACGGAAAAAAATAG
- the pdxT gene encoding pyridoxal 5'-phosphate synthase glutaminase subunit PdxT, whose amino-acid sequence MKVGVIAVQGAFREHIRVLRELGADAVEVRRANELEGADAVVLPGGESTAIGKLMRTYDLIEPVKKLANEGKPVFGTCAGMIVLAKHIAGEDTVHLGLMDVEVNRNSFGRQRESFEADLDFPALGDKPYPAVFIRAPHIQSVGKDAEVLATYDDRIVAVRQGNLLATSFHPELTGDTRLHEYFLGLGEQKRS is encoded by the coding sequence ATGAAAGTTGGCGTAATCGCGGTCCAGGGAGCGTTTCGAGAGCATATTCGCGTGCTCCGCGAGCTTGGCGCGGACGCCGTCGAAGTGCGCCGTGCAAACGAGCTGGAGGGCGCTGACGCGGTGGTTCTCCCTGGAGGAGAAAGCACAGCTATCGGCAAACTCATGCGCACCTACGACCTAATTGAACCGGTGAAGAAACTTGCAAACGAGGGTAAGCCGGTGTTTGGGACTTGTGCGGGGATGATCGTCCTTGCGAAGCACATCGCAGGCGAGGATACCGTGCACCTTGGACTCATGGATGTAGAGGTCAATCGGAACTCATTTGGACGTCAACGGGAGAGCTTCGAAGCCGATCTCGATTTCCCCGCGCTGGGGGACAAACCTTATCCGGCGGTCTTCATCCGCGCGCCGCACATTCAGTCTGTCGGCAAGGACGCTGAAGTGCTGGCGACGTATGACGACAGAATCGTCGCCGTCCGCCAAGGAAATCTGCTCGCGACGTCATTCCACCCGGAACTCACGGGTGACACGCGTCTTCACGAGTATTTCTTAGGTCTCGGTGAACAAAAGCGATCGTAA
- a CDS encoding DUF4062 domain-containing protein produces MPFDARVYNILIASPSDVGEDRDIIVEAIHEWNSLNSQKEKTVILPVRWETHSSPSLGDRPQGILNDQFVKNCDLLIGLFWTRIGTHTGAAESGTVEEIEYFIESGKPVLLYFSDKQISLSEIDIEQYKKVKDFRSKIIPNGIVEGFKTTIEFREKVKRHLSLTMRKVIDGTSTSSPEKIEAAKTTILPNIRKDTVYLEDYYKEGITKSFLVKGNTTAIKDELKALGGRWNNKLEGWVFPAKRKIEIAEFIKEKVSAI; encoded by the coding sequence GTGCCTTTTGATGCTAGAGTTTATAACATCCTAATTGCATCACCCTCCGACGTTGGTGAGGATCGAGACATTATCGTCGAAGCTATTCATGAGTGGAATTCGCTGAATTCACAGAAGGAGAAAACTGTGATTCTTCCTGTTAGGTGGGAAACTCATTCTTCACCATCTTTGGGGGATAGACCCCAAGGCATTCTTAATGATCAGTTCGTAAAGAACTGCGACCTTCTCATAGGTCTTTTTTGGACCAGAATAGGTACACACACTGGAGCTGCTGAAAGCGGTACAGTGGAAGAGATCGAGTACTTCATTGAGTCAGGTAAGCCTGTATTACTTTACTTTTCAGATAAGCAAATTTCACTATCGGAAATCGATATTGAACAATATAAAAAGGTTAAAGATTTTAGAAGTAAAATAATTCCAAATGGGATTGTTGAAGGATTTAAAACCACTATAGAATTTAGGGAGAAGGTTAAAAGACACCTGTCTCTAACCATGCGTAAGGTTATTGATGGCACATCTACCTCTTCTCCAGAAAAAATTGAAGCTGCGAAGACTACAATATTACCAAACATAAGAAAGGATACCGTGTATTTGGAAGATTACTATAAGGAGGGCATTACGAAAAGCTTCTTAGTTAAAGGAAACACGACCGCAATCAAAGATGAACTTAAAGCACTCGGAGGGAGATGGAACAACAAGTTAGAGGGCTGGGTTTTTCCAGCGAAACGAAAAATTGAGATCGCTGAGTTTATAAAGGAAAAGGTGAGTGCTATATAA
- a CDS encoding DUF2075 domain-containing protein, which translates to MSNCLYDLNTREFVHLAQTKEIAIELKERFKLRFGSAPSDSEVTSWSNSLYALATEVLHDQRLQDTHIFLEFMMPLSSARCDVILVGQDANGTHNAVVMELKQWQYVRQSSVRDSVSLNGRDVRNHPSAQVKAYCNRLRYYHEAFTDSDMSVTGCSYLHNLSDKKSIDLLTSPNYFGIIEKEYPIFFKHDADNLTKYLVSRIGHGNSYEVVKAFKDGRVKPSTKLLDMVAQAIDNRFEWCLLDEQLDVFNTVVSKVEQAKDSSTKSIVVVRGGPGTGKSVLAIQLLAYAARNHWKVAHATGSKAFKTVLQALTQNSADDLMKKIHSVRLKKELPVKELFTQFADIGKVHQGTFDLVVHDEAHRLWDFRRNRFGQQVSNVPMIQEVTDASCVSVFFLDDNQAVRANEIGSVEYITNFARDRGIDTVVIDLNVQFRCAGSASYMEWVDHSLGFNAPKSLGWKDFEVYDLQIVESMQEMQSKLDALQAQGEKCRLTAGFCWKWSEIQGNGQLVHDIKDERFNGWSAPWIEKDMSKVSPGEDKYFKWATDDYYYSQVGSIYSVQGFEFDYVGLIFGEDLVWRNGQWVSDLSKNKDSSFKRNVKAAGEDPTEKLRNVYRVLMTRGMKGTFVYFLDKETREYLEENLLSSQQGE; encoded by the coding sequence GTGTCAAATTGCCTGTATGATTTGAATACCAGAGAGTTTGTTCATTTAGCACAAACAAAGGAAATAGCAATTGAACTGAAAGAAAGATTCAAGCTCAGGTTTGGCTCCGCACCATCCGATTCGGAAGTAACCTCGTGGAGTAACTCCCTTTATGCACTGGCAACAGAAGTCCTACATGACCAGAGACTTCAGGACACTCACATTTTCCTGGAGTTCATGATGCCTCTTTCATCTGCACGATGCGATGTGATACTCGTCGGGCAGGACGCAAACGGAACGCATAATGCAGTTGTCATGGAGTTGAAACAATGGCAGTATGTTCGCCAATCATCCGTTAGAGACAGCGTGTCACTTAACGGTAGGGACGTTAGGAATCACCCGTCGGCGCAGGTCAAAGCGTACTGCAATCGTCTCAGGTATTACCATGAAGCATTCACTGACTCTGACATGTCTGTTACAGGCTGTTCGTATCTTCATAATCTGAGTGACAAGAAGTCCATTGACTTACTTACCTCGCCAAATTACTTTGGAATTATTGAAAAGGAGTATCCTATTTTCTTCAAACATGATGCCGATAATTTGACAAAATACCTTGTATCAAGAATTGGTCATGGGAACTCGTATGAGGTAGTCAAGGCGTTTAAAGATGGTCGTGTAAAGCCTTCGACCAAGTTACTTGATATGGTTGCGCAAGCCATTGATAACCGGTTTGAATGGTGTTTGTTGGACGAGCAGTTGGATGTATTCAACACGGTTGTATCAAAGGTTGAACAAGCAAAGGATTCTTCCACGAAATCTATTGTAGTTGTACGTGGTGGCCCAGGAACTGGAAAAAGTGTACTTGCAATTCAATTACTTGCATATGCGGCTCGTAACCACTGGAAAGTAGCACACGCAACAGGCTCAAAGGCATTTAAGACGGTGTTGCAAGCACTAACACAGAACTCGGCTGATGACTTAATGAAGAAGATACATAGTGTGCGTCTGAAGAAGGAACTTCCTGTGAAGGAACTGTTCACGCAGTTCGCTGATATAGGGAAGGTTCACCAAGGAACGTTTGATTTAGTAGTTCATGACGAGGCTCATAGGTTGTGGGACTTCCGACGCAATAGATTTGGCCAACAGGTTTCGAACGTGCCAATGATCCAAGAGGTCACAGATGCTTCGTGTGTCTCTGTGTTCTTCTTAGACGATAATCAAGCTGTACGTGCAAATGAAATTGGAAGTGTCGAGTACATAACGAACTTTGCCCGTGATAGGGGCATTGATACTGTAGTTATTGATCTAAATGTTCAATTCAGGTGTGCTGGCAGTGCGAGCTACATGGAATGGGTAGACCACTCATTAGGGTTCAATGCACCGAAGTCATTAGGATGGAAAGATTTTGAAGTTTATGACCTTCAGATTGTGGAGTCCATGCAGGAAATGCAGTCGAAGCTAGATGCTCTGCAAGCACAAGGGGAAAAGTGTAGGCTCACTGCAGGTTTCTGTTGGAAGTGGTCGGAGATTCAAGGTAATGGACAGCTCGTCCACGACATTAAAGATGAACGATTCAATGGCTGGAGTGCGCCGTGGATTGAGAAGGATATGTCTAAGGTTTCGCCAGGAGAGGATAAATACTTCAAGTGGGCAACTGACGACTACTATTACTCACAAGTAGGCTCAATATATTCCGTTCAAGGCTTTGAATTCGATTACGTTGGTTTGATATTTGGTGAGGATTTGGTTTGGAGAAACGGTCAGTGGGTTAGCGACCTAAGTAAGAACAAGGATTCATCGTTTAAAAGAAACGTTAAAGCGGCTGGCGAAGACCCAACTGAGAAGCTGAGGAATGTTTATCGTGTGTTGATGACAAGGGGGATGAAGGGGACATTTGTTTATTTTCTTGATAAAGAGACACGGGAATACTTAGAAGAGAACCTATTAAGTAGCCAACAAGGAGAATAA
- a CDS encoding restriction endonuclease, with product MARRRKNDTFEMLWQGLVVLPALGGFALGVNITHSFGVAAVGAGVGAGIGIGILASVKMAQAEKLKRSGINEVDKMSGRQFEKFLGHLFRSMGYTVKVTRESGDYGADLVIEKSGVRIVVQAKRHKNNVGIKAVQEVQASIAHYKAHQGWVVTNSNFTEAAVNLARSNGVRLIGRKELVDMILNKTDKAQVSTNTGRQPTQQAQPVAQPKETICDKCGKQMVLKRSSLGLAYICKGYPACKNVRHVSG from the coding sequence ATGGCACGACGTAGAAAGAATGATACGTTTGAAATGCTCTGGCAAGGTCTAGTGGTTCTCCCTGCACTAGGTGGGTTTGCGTTAGGAGTGAACATCACTCATTCATTTGGTGTTGCGGCTGTTGGAGCGGGTGTAGGAGCAGGAATTGGGATCGGAATTCTCGCTTCAGTTAAGATGGCTCAAGCCGAGAAACTGAAACGGTCTGGTATCAATGAAGTGGACAAAATGAGTGGTCGTCAATTCGAGAAGTTCCTTGGTCACTTGTTCCGCTCCATGGGATATACGGTTAAGGTTACACGGGAGTCTGGGGATTATGGGGCAGACTTGGTTATTGAGAAGAGTGGTGTAAGGATCGTCGTCCAGGCCAAGAGACACAAGAACAATGTTGGGATCAAGGCGGTACAGGAGGTCCAAGCTTCCATTGCCCACTACAAGGCTCACCAAGGATGGGTTGTAACGAATAGCAATTTCACCGAAGCCGCTGTGAATCTAGCTAGGTCAAATGGAGTTAGGCTTATTGGGCGTAAAGAGCTTGTTGATATGATTCTAAACAAGACTGACAAGGCGCAGGTGTCAACGAATACAGGTAGGCAACCGACACAACAGGCACAGCCTGTGGCTCAACCCAAGGAGACTATTTGTGACAAGTGTGGAAAGCAGATGGTGTTGAAGCGAAGTTCGTTGGGCTTGGCATACATCTGCAAGGGGTATCCGGCGTGTAAGAATGTTAGGCATGTGTCTGGTTGA